The Impatiens glandulifera chromosome 3, dImpGla2.1, whole genome shotgun sequence genome contains a region encoding:
- the LOC124930275 gene encoding serine/threonine-protein kinase BSK1-like: MNQENTRDLVATLAPLQNKPDIGMRSLLYIDDTLFYHIQSYVMLGIPKHEEASATPQHPLSPMGDACHRMDLTAIHQILVTTHYKDDEETNEVFFFANAILVQTQALICLFDLFHLSFQEWTQQMKDMLDARKRGDLAFRDKDFRTAIDCYSQFIDVGTMISLTVYGRRSRCYLMCEQPDAALRDAMQAQCVLPDWSTAFYMQAVSLAKLDMHKDAADMLNEVAALEDKKHKGGGTDR; encoded by the exons ATGAACCAAGAGAACACAAGAGACCTGGTTGCTACCCTTGCCCCATTGCAGAATAAACCTGAT ATCGGGATGAGAAGTCTTTTATATATTGATGATACGTTGTTTTATCATATTCAATCTTATGTGATGCTTGGTATCCCTAAACATGAAGAGGCATCAGCCACCCCTCAACATCCTCTTTCACCAATGGGCGATGCCTGTCATAGAATGGACCTCACAGCCATCCATCAAATCTTGGTAACAACTCACTATAAAGACGACGAAGAAACTAATGAGGTATTCTTTTTTGCTAATGCCATTTTGGTGCAAACACAAGcgcttatttgtttatttgatttgttcCATCTTTCTTTTCAAGAATGGACACAACAGATGAAAGACATGCTAGATGCAAGGAAGCGTGGTGACTTGGCATTCCGTGATAAGGATTTTAGAACTGCTATAGATTGTTATTCTCag TTCATAGATGTGGGAACGATGATTTCCCTAACTGTATATGGAAGACGAAGTCGATGTTATCTTATGTGTGAGCAACCTGATGCAGCTCTCCGAGATGCCATGCAAGCCCAGTGTGTCCTCCCCGATTGGTCGACTGCTTTTTACATGCAAGCGGTTTCCCTTGCAAAGCTGGACATGCACAAAGATGCAGCCGATATGCTTAACGAAGTTGCTGCCTTAGAAGATAAGAAGCACAAAGGAGGAGGAACTGACAGATga
- the LOC124932014 gene encoding uncharacterized protein LOC124932014, which translates to MSPFGNRHCTCRPPLENDSDSSFDREEFDLKKCPHCRGSTIRSSSSSSLLSFELIELKDYDKKWRVASAAIKGFTIGAGLKGGLSLFSVLGRLRSRRLKNGAIGIASVSDDLVLAIKETIRYGLFLGCFSGTFVTVDEVIAHYGGHRRTAKWRALLAGAIAGPSMLLTGTKTTHMSLAIYIFMRAAVLASRCGIKSKRFGHICRPLTWAHGDIFLMCLSSSQILSAYILKKESLSPSYISFLNKHGGKVATVLQGVKEMAFGWPLTSLEEIENYYKSIGVDIQLDPEMKVPCSIIHGNQSCGGHFFSFLIEAFKRALPVYLPVYLIPALIVHRQGLLNRPYSILGKGLIGTARSSLFLSFYCSSAWLWTCVFFRIFKRCNIPLAAMATVKLVQ; encoded by the exons ATGTCGCCGTTCGGTAACCGTCACTGCACCTGCCGTCCTCCACTCGAGAACGATTCTGATTCTAGCTTCGATCGAGAAGAATTCGACCTAAAGAAGTGTCCACATTGCAGAGGATCCACCATTCGTTCCTCCTCATCGTCTTCTTTGCTAAGCTTTGAGTTGATAGAATTGAAGGATTATGATAAGAAATGGAGAGTTGCTTCCGCGGCAATCAAAGGTTTCACTATTGGAGCTGGTCTTAAAGGTGGACTATCTCTCTTCTCAGTCCTTGGTCGACTCAGAAGTAGAAGATTAAA GAATGGAGCAATCGGAATCGCGTCTGTTAGTGATGATTTGGTTCTTGCAATTAAAGAAACAATCCGATACGGTCTCTTCCTTGGATGTTTTTCTGGTACGTTTGTTACAGTGGATGAGGTTATCGCGCATTATGGAGGGCATCGGAG GACTGCCAAATGGAGGGCATTGTTGGCAGGAGCTATAGCAGGGCCATCTATGCTTCTAACCGGAACGAAGACAACCcatatgagtttggcaatttaCATTTTTATGCGGGCTGCTGTATTGGCGTCACGATGTGGCATTAAAAGCAAGAGATTTGGGCATATATGTAGACCTCTCACATGGGCTCATGGAGATATCTTTCTCATGTGTCTTTCTTCTTCACAAATCTT GTCTGCTTACATATTGAAAAAGGAAAGTTTGAGTCCGTCGTACATATCATTTTTGAATAAACATGGTGGAAAGGTGGCCACTGTCCTGCAAGGTGTGAAAGAGATGGCATTTGGCTG GCCTTTGACTAGTTTGGAGGAAATAGAGAACTACTACAAAAGTATTGGAGTGGACATTCAGTTAGATCCAGAGATGAAAGTCCCATGCTCG ATTATACATGGAAATCAATCATGTGGTGGacatttcttttcatttttaattgaagCATTCAAAAGGGCATTGCCGGTTTATCTTCCAGTTTATTTGATCCCTGCTTTAATAGTTCATCGTCAAGGACTTCTTAACAG ACCTTATTCGATTTTGGGCAAAGGCCTTATTGGCACAGCAAGGTCAAGCTTGTTTCTCTCATTTTACTGTTCATCTGCCTG GTTGTGGACTTGTGTATTCTTTAGGATTTTCAAGAGATGCAACATTCCCTTGGCAGCAATGGCTACGGTAAAACTGGTGCAATAG